One genomic window of Alphaproteobacteria bacterium includes the following:
- a CDS encoding DHA2 family efflux MFS transporter permease subunit has product MSELEAAPPRPDRPLGLRQLLAFFGMAVGMFLSVLSIQIVGSSFSEIRAGLSAGPDEVSWVLTAALIAEVIMIPLSGWLSQLFSTRWLFTICSIGFMLASVACASAWSIESMIVFRAFQGFCGGAIAPMVFATIFSAFPARYQNVLSAIVSLLGTGAVALGPSLGGWISETLSWEWLFLFNVPFSVLATVLVGSLVDFDKPQWHLFKRIDIVGILLLATFFISLLIVLEEGRREDWFASDMIVAFSVVTVVTGICLFWHELTCAHPVVDLRLFKQRNFAMGTFYIAVFGAGLFVPLYLLPLFLGRVLGLSTLQIGTWIFVLGISMMIAGFFVPLLVKYFRLRTIALVGFSLLAVGTYFQANLNVNTSFASLMLPQVLRGFATQLCFLSMVRLALGLLPVDQVKNGTSLFQLTMRLGAAIAVAIANSFLIVRSEIHYQQFRETIGQGHHYASDVFDLFSSRLGPGLGGSPDTATASLQLLIEMSRRDALIRAFNEITIVISICIAIAIILMPLIQSVRDRAVQTARKETAEK; this is encoded by the coding sequence ATGAGCGAACTCGAAGCTGCACCGCCGCGCCCCGATCGCCCCCTGGGCTTGCGCCAGCTACTGGCGTTCTTCGGCATGGCCGTAGGCATGTTCCTCTCGGTTCTCAGTATCCAGATCGTCGGCAGCTCGTTCTCCGAGATCCGCGCCGGTCTCAGTGCCGGCCCCGACGAGGTAAGCTGGGTGCTGACCGCAGCCCTGATCGCCGAAGTGATCATGATCCCGCTGTCGGGCTGGCTGTCGCAGCTGTTCTCCACACGCTGGCTATTCACCATCTGTTCGATCGGGTTCATGTTGGCCAGCGTCGCCTGCGCCTCGGCCTGGAGCATTGAATCGATGATCGTTTTCCGCGCCTTCCAAGGCTTCTGCGGTGGCGCCATCGCGCCGATGGTTTTCGCCACCATCTTTTCAGCCTTTCCGGCCCGCTATCAGAACGTGCTCAGCGCCATCGTCTCCCTGCTCGGCACTGGCGCAGTGGCGCTCGGCCCTAGCCTGGGAGGCTGGATCAGCGAGACCCTGTCCTGGGAATGGTTGTTCCTGTTCAACGTGCCGTTCAGCGTCTTGGCAACGGTCCTGGTGGGCTCTCTGGTAGATTTCGACAAGCCACAATGGCACCTGTTCAAGCGCATCGATATCGTCGGAATTCTCTTGCTGGCGACATTTTTCATCAGCCTCCTGATCGTGCTCGAGGAAGGCCGCCGGGAAGATTGGTTCGCCTCGGACATGATCGTTGCCTTCTCGGTTGTTACCGTAGTGACCGGCATCTGCCTGTTCTGGCACGAGCTAACTTGTGCTCATCCTGTAGTCGACTTGCGCCTATTCAAGCAACGCAACTTCGCCATGGGCACGTTCTACATTGCCGTTTTCGGCGCCGGCCTGTTCGTGCCGCTTTATCTCTTGCCCTTGTTCCTGGGACGCGTTCTCGGCCTCAGCACTTTGCAAATCGGTACTTGGATTTTCGTGCTCGGCATATCCATGATGATTGCCGGCTTCTTCGTTCCGCTATTGGTCAAGTATTTCCGCCTTCGCACCATCGCCCTTGTCGGCTTCTCGCTGCTAGCGGTGGGAACCTATTTCCAAGCTAATCTCAACGTTAATACGAGCTTTGCCAGCTTAATGCTGCCGCAAGTCTTGCGCGGCTTCGCGACCCAACTATGCTTCCTCTCGATGGTTCGTCTGGCACTCGGCCTGCTACCCGTCGATCAGGTAAAGAACGGCACATCATTGTTCCAGCTCACTATGCGCCTCGGTGCCGCTATTGCCGTGGCCATTGCCAACAGCTTTCTGATCGTTCGCTCGGAGATCCATTACCAGCAGTTCCGCGAAACAATCGGACAGGGCCATCATTACGCCAGCGATGTCTTCGATCTCTTCAGCAGCCGTCTAGGACCAGGACTTGGCGGCTCACCCGACACGGCCACGGCCAGTCTGCAATTGCTCATCGAGATGAGTCGTCGCGATGCCTTGATCCGGGCTTTCAACGAGATAACCATCGTCATCTCTATCTGTATTGCAATCGCAATTATCCTAATGCCACTGATCCAGAGCGTGCGTGATCGCGCTGTCCAGACAGCTCGGAAAGAAACGGCCGAGAAGTAG
- a CDS encoding amidohydrolase family protein: MRAKLPATSIKESWLAQHREPILEPDLPIIDPHHHLWDRDGHKYMLDDLLQDTGSGHNIVATVFVECRSMYREVGLEHLMPVGETEFVNGIAAQSASGEFGPTRVCEGIVGFADLTLGDTVDQVLEAHIAAAPTRFRGIRHASGWDASDAVRNSHTNPPQGLLADSTFRKGLARLPAHGLSYESWLYHPQIPELTDLARGHPEVTIVFDHFGGPLGIGPYAGLGEEVLTRWRKDVADLAACENVYAKLGGNNMPINGHGWHKREMPASSEELIAAGGDYYRHAIDVFGPERCMFESNFPVDKLSCSYAVVWNFFKRLASGFSATEKAALFHDTAQRIYRLS, from the coding sequence ATGAGAGCAAAACTACCCGCTACGTCGATCAAGGAAAGCTGGCTTGCCCAACACCGAGAGCCCATCCTCGAACCCGATCTGCCGATCATAGATCCCCACCACCATCTGTGGGATCGCGATGGACACAAATACATGCTCGACGATTTGTTGCAAGACACAGGATCTGGCCACAACATTGTCGCGACCGTTTTCGTAGAATGCCGATCGATGTATCGCGAGGTGGGGTTAGAACATTTGATGCCCGTCGGCGAGACCGAGTTCGTCAACGGCATTGCGGCGCAAAGCGCGAGCGGTGAGTTCGGTCCGACGCGCGTCTGCGAAGGCATCGTCGGTTTCGCCGACCTGACCTTGGGCGACACGGTCGACCAGGTCCTGGAAGCCCATATCGCAGCAGCCCCCACACGCTTTCGCGGTATCCGCCACGCTTCCGGCTGGGACGCCAGCGACGCCGTGCGCAACTCCCACACCAACCCGCCGCAAGGCCTACTTGCGGATTCCACCTTCCGCAAGGGCTTGGCCCGCTTACCCGCACACGGGCTTAGCTACGAGTCCTGGCTCTATCACCCGCAAATCCCTGAACTGACGGATTTAGCCCGCGGCCATCCCGAGGTGACCATCGTCTTCGATCACTTCGGCGGCCCGCTCGGTATTGGGCCCTATGCCGGCCTAGGCGAGGAGGTGCTAACTCGGTGGCGCAAGGATGTCGCTGATCTCGCCGCGTGTGAGAACGTCTACGCCAAGCTCGGTGGCAACAACATGCCGATCAACGGCCATGGCTGGCACAAACGCGAGATGCCGGCGAGTTCCGAGGAACTGATTGCCGCGGGCGGCGATTACTACCGCCACGCCATCGACGTGTTTGGTCCTGAGCGTTGCATGTTCGAGAGCAATTTTCCCGTCGACAAGCTATCCTGCTCCTATGCGGTGGTATGGAACTTCTTCAAGCGCCTCGCCAGCGGCTTCAGCGCCACGGAAAAAGCTGCTCTGTTCCACGACACCGCGCAGCGTATCTACCGCTTGTCATAG
- a CDS encoding alcohol dehydrogenase catalytic domain-containing protein: protein MKAAVFSEPGVPLTIETVPDPEPGPGDLILKVHACGICGTDLHWSDNADPTVGWRHLERGAVMGHEFSGEVVAVDKNSRGTWNVGDRVTAQPFNGCGYCPACLSGRAYRCQSVTNRASLAQPGAYAEYTRVGANASFRLPEAASFDDGALVEPLAVGLNAVERARLQAGDTVLIVGAGPVGLAVSIWCRFFGARHIIISDLVAARAEQATRFGATAAINASREDVRSTVEAISGTQPRVIFDCVGVPGSLQTVIDQAPFDAHIVVVGLCMASDTFFPTKALTKELSLDFAFVYRYEHFAMVLDMIGAGRIDTTSLVTSHTNLAHFPEAFQALKTPSQDIKVMLSPDAV from the coding sequence ATGAAAGCCGCCGTCTTCTCAGAACCAGGTGTCCCGCTAACTATTGAGACCGTGCCGGACCCGGAACCCGGTCCGGGAGACCTGATCCTCAAGGTCCATGCTTGCGGCATCTGTGGCACGGACCTGCACTGGTCCGACAATGCCGATCCCACCGTGGGCTGGCGCCACCTCGAGCGCGGCGCCGTGATGGGTCACGAGTTCTCCGGCGAGGTGGTCGCGGTGGACAAGAATTCGCGCGGAACCTGGAATGTCGGCGACCGGGTAACGGCCCAGCCGTTCAACGGCTGTGGTTATTGTCCGGCCTGCCTTTCCGGCCGCGCCTATCGCTGCCAGAGCGTGACCAACCGGGCCAGTCTGGCCCAGCCCGGCGCCTATGCCGAATATACCCGCGTGGGTGCCAATGCCAGCTTCCGCCTACCCGAGGCCGCGAGCTTCGACGACGGCGCCTTGGTAGAACCGCTCGCGGTCGGGCTCAACGCGGTGGAAAGGGCCAGGTTACAGGCCGGCGACACCGTGCTGATCGTCGGCGCCGGCCCAGTTGGGCTTGCAGTCTCGATCTGGTGCCGCTTTTTCGGTGCGCGGCACATCATCATCAGCGATCTCGTGGCAGCCCGAGCCGAGCAGGCAACGCGCTTCGGAGCCACTGCCGCCATCAATGCCAGCCGCGAGGATGTGCGCAGCACCGTTGAGGCGATCAGCGGCACCCAACCACGGGTGATCTTCGATTGCGTTGGCGTACCGGGAAGCCTACAAACGGTGATCGACCAGGCGCCATTCGACGCACATATCGTCGTGGTCGGACTGTGCATGGCCTCCGACACGTTCTTCCCGACCAAGGCACTCACCAAGGAGTTATCGCTCGATTTCGCCTTCGTCTATCGCTACGAGCACTTTGCCATGGTGCTCGACATGATAGGTGCCGGCCGCATTGATACCACCAGCCTGGTCACCAGCCATACCAATCTGGCTCACTTCCCCGAGGCATTCCAGGCGCTCAAAACTCCATCCCAGGACATCAAGGTGATGCTGTCACCGGATGCTGTCTAG
- a CDS encoding putative quinol monooxygenase — protein sequence MGRYVVIADFQVKPGRLEEFVETAKVDAAASVTNEPGCHRFDVNTPRDGSDRVILYEIYENESAFNAHLETSHLKAFREGIATLVADRNITPCHVTENSDG from the coding sequence ATGGGTCGCTACGTCGTCATCGCCGACTTTCAAGTAAAGCCGGGCAGACTCGAGGAATTCGTCGAGACCGCCAAGGTCGATGCAGCGGCCTCGGTGACGAACGAGCCGGGCTGCCATAGGTTCGACGTCAACACGCCGCGCGATGGCAGTGACCGGGTCATCCTCTACGAGATCTATGAAAACGAGTCGGCCTTCAACGCCCATCTCGAGACATCGCACCTGAAAGCGTTTCGCGAGGGCATCGCAACGCTTGTGGCCGACCGCAACATCACCCCTTGCCATGTTACCGAAAACAGTGACGGTTGA
- the panB gene encoding 3-methyl-2-oxobutanoate hydroxymethyltransferase, translating to MADKPKKLAIQDIQATVAKGEPVFQITAVDYPTALAVDRAGIEFILVGDSLGMTALGLDGTVSVTMDMMIHHAKAVSRAANRAIVIGDLPFGAYHASTAQAVDNAVRLMKEGACDVVKLEGGEDFTDKIQAIVRAGIPVMGHIGLTPQTVSKLGGFKVQGKDVATSLQLIRDAKALEKAGACAMVLEAIPDRIAKLITETVSIPTMGIGAGPDCDGQVLVLADMIGMFDRFTPRFVKQYCKVGEQITNAMTSFMEDVRTSQFPLAEHCFTIKDEQYEAVLEALKKT from the coding sequence ATGGCAGATAAACCAAAGAAGCTGGCCATCCAGGACATCCAGGCGACTGTCGCCAAGGGCGAGCCAGTCTTCCAGATTACCGCAGTCGACTATCCGACGGCGCTTGCGGTTGACCGCGCCGGGATCGAGTTCATCCTGGTGGGGGATTCACTTGGCATGACAGCGCTTGGCCTCGACGGTACCGTGAGCGTGACCATGGATATGATGATCCACCACGCCAAAGCCGTCAGCCGTGCGGCGAACCGGGCCATTGTCATCGGTGACCTGCCCTTCGGCGCCTATCACGCCAGCACCGCCCAGGCTGTTGACAACGCCGTGCGGCTTATGAAGGAGGGCGCCTGCGACGTGGTCAAGCTCGAAGGCGGCGAGGACTTCACCGACAAGATCCAGGCCATCGTGCGCGCCGGCATCCCCGTAATGGGGCATATCGGGCTGACGCCTCAGACCGTCTCCAAGCTGGGTGGCTTCAAGGTCCAGGGTAAGGATGTGGCCACCAGCCTACAATTGATCCGCGATGCTAAGGCGCTGGAGAAGGCGGGCGCATGCGCCATGGTTTTAGAGGCTATTCCCGACCGCATCGCCAAGCTGATTACGGAGACCGTATCGATCCCCACCATGGGCATAGGTGCCGGGCCCGATTGCGACGGCCAGGTGCTAGTGCTGGCCGACATGATCGGCATGTTCGACCGCTTCACGCCGCGCTTCGTCAAGCAATACTGCAAGGTCGGCGAGCAGATCACAAATGCCATGACCAGCTTTATGGAAGACGTGCGCACGAGCCAGTTCCCGCTGGCCGAGCACTGCTTCACCATCAAAGACGAGCAATACGAGGCCGTGCTCGAAGCGCTCAAGAAGACGTGA
- a CDS encoding amidase: protein MSDNLTRLSATDLIEVYRSRKVSPVDVCEAVLGRIAETQDSLNAFVTVDGEGALAAARNSEARWRAGEPRGLIDGVPTSIKDLLLAKGMPTLRGSLSVDREQSWNEDSPAAARLREHGAVILGKTTTPEFGHKAVTDSPLSGITRNPWDPDKTPGGSSGGAAAAVAAGMGPLAVGTDGGGSIRIPSSFSGIFGIKATFGRVPSYPGTPNSSVSHVGPMTRTVADAALMLTVLSEPDWRDWYALPHDGTDYRANLEEPLSGVRVAYSPTLGMGDVAIDAEVRASTYEAAKTFEDLGATVEEANPFWPHEPGEVFGVHWAMGAAALVASMPAEKQVLLEESLLRSAEAGRGLDGLTVKRAEMARVADGLALAEFFEHHDLILSPTLPVPAFKAGQQIPSEAYAENPLSWIPYTFPINLTRNPAASVPCGFTATGLPIGLQVIGPLFGETMVLRACRTYEEANPCHQSWPKL, encoded by the coding sequence ATGTCCGACAACCTCACCCGCCTTTCGGCGACAGATCTGATCGAGGTCTACCGTTCCCGGAAGGTCTCTCCGGTGGACGTCTGCGAGGCGGTTCTGGGGCGCATCGCCGAGACCCAGGACAGCCTCAACGCTTTCGTGACCGTTGACGGTGAAGGCGCGCTGGCCGCAGCGAGAAATTCGGAGGCGCGCTGGCGGGCTGGCGAGCCCCGTGGCCTAATTGATGGCGTGCCAACCTCAATCAAGGATTTACTGCTAGCCAAGGGCATGCCAACCCTGCGGGGGTCTCTCAGTGTCGATCGCGAGCAGTCCTGGAACGAGGATTCGCCTGCCGCAGCGCGGTTGCGCGAGCATGGTGCGGTCATCCTCGGCAAGACCACGACGCCAGAATTCGGCCACAAGGCCGTGACCGACAGTCCCCTGAGCGGGATTACGCGAAATCCCTGGGATCCCGATAAGACACCCGGTGGCTCGAGCGGCGGCGCCGCGGCGGCTGTAGCGGCTGGCATGGGCCCGCTGGCGGTCGGGACCGATGGCGGCGGTTCGATCCGCATCCCGTCCTCCTTCAGCGGCATCTTCGGCATCAAGGCGACCTTCGGACGCGTGCCTTCCTATCCGGGGACGCCCAACAGCAGCGTCTCCCATGTTGGGCCGATGACACGCACCGTGGCCGACGCGGCGCTGATGCTGACAGTGCTCTCTGAGCCCGACTGGCGCGACTGGTATGCCCTGCCCCACGACGGCACCGATTATCGCGCCAACCTGGAAGAGCCGTTGAGTGGCGTGCGCGTCGCCTATTCGCCGACCCTCGGCATGGGTGACGTGGCTATCGATGCGGAGGTGCGAGCCTCAACCTATGAGGCGGCGAAGACCTTTGAGGACTTGGGTGCCACTGTCGAGGAGGCGAACCCGTTCTGGCCGCACGAACCCGGTGAGGTCTTCGGTGTCCACTGGGCAATGGGTGCTGCCGCGTTGGTCGCGAGCATGCCGGCCGAGAAACAGGTGTTGTTGGAAGAGAGCCTGCTCAGGTCTGCCGAAGCCGGACGCGGCCTTGACGGGCTGACAGTCAAGCGCGCCGAGATGGCGCGCGTCGCCGACGGCCTGGCGCTGGCGGAATTCTTCGAGCACCATGATCTCATCTTGTCCCCCACCTTACCGGTACCCGCATTCAAGGCTGGCCAACAGATTCCGTCCGAGGCCTATGCCGAAAATCCACTCAGCTGGATTCCCTACACCTTTCCTATCAATCTGACGCGCAATCCGGCCGCCTCGGTGCCCTGCGGTTTCACCGCCACCGGGCTGCCGATCGGCCTGCAAGTGATCGGCCCGCTGTTCGGCGAAACCATGGTGCTACGTGCCTGCCGCACTTACGAAGAAGCCAATCCTTGCCATCAAAGCTGGCCGAAGCTGTGA
- a CDS encoding Zn-dependent hydrolase yields the protein MSKAANRLCIDGGRLWQSLMTMAEIGATAKGGVCRLALSETDRDGRRLFAEWAEAAGCRLSIDGIGNMFAHCAGRDDSLAPVLVGSHLDSQPTGGKFDGAYGVLSGLEVVRALQDAGIETLRPIEIVNWTNEEGSRFAPAMMGSGTYSGALALEEVLAQEESGGGQTVAEALTEHGLAGDAPVGERTPHAYFEAHIEQGPILEAEGHTIGIVTAIQGLRWFDCRVEGMEAHAGPMPMPARKDALLAASRLVERVNAIALEHAPDGRGTVGEFRISPDSRNVIPGSVHLGIDMRHPDADALAAMAAALRVAYDDLEGYGGTLNEIWYSPPTLFDPTCVAAVRNAADALGASYREITSGAGHDAKYMADICPSAMVFIPCRDGISHNEIESAEPEHATVGVDVLLLAVLEKAQEPG from the coding sequence ATGAGCAAGGCCGCAAACCGGCTGTGCATCGACGGCGGCCGGCTCTGGCAGTCGTTGATGACGATGGCGGAGATCGGCGCAACGGCGAAAGGCGGCGTCTGCCGCTTGGCGTTGAGCGAGACCGACCGCGACGGGCGCCGGCTCTTCGCCGAATGGGCCGAGGCGGCCGGCTGCCGACTCAGCATTGACGGCATCGGCAACATGTTTGCTCACTGTGCGGGCCGCGACGACAGCCTCGCCCCAGTGCTTGTCGGCAGCCATCTCGACAGCCAACCGACTGGTGGAAAGTTCGACGGCGCCTATGGTGTGCTTTCTGGGCTCGAAGTGGTGCGTGCCCTGCAGGATGCCGGTATCGAGACCCTACGACCTATCGAGATCGTCAACTGGACCAACGAGGAAGGCTCACGCTTTGCACCAGCCATGATGGGCTCGGGCACATATAGCGGCGCCCTTGCCCTTGAGGAAGTTCTGGCACAAGAGGAATCCGGCGGTGGCCAGACGGTAGCGGAGGCTCTAACTGAGCATGGCTTGGCCGGCGATGCGCCGGTTGGCGAGAGAACCCCCCACGCCTATTTCGAGGCCCATATCGAGCAAGGCCCAATCCTCGAGGCCGAAGGACACACCATCGGGATCGTTACCGCTATCCAGGGACTTCGCTGGTTCGACTGCCGCGTCGAAGGCATGGAGGCACATGCCGGCCCGATGCCGATGCCGGCGCGCAAGGATGCGCTACTGGCGGCCTCAAGGCTGGTCGAGCGCGTCAACGCCATTGCGCTCGAGCATGCCCCTGACGGGCGCGGCACGGTGGGCGAGTTCCGCATCTCGCCAGATTCCCGCAACGTCATCCCAGGCTCAGTCCATCTCGGCATCGACATGCGCCACCCGGATGCGGATGCCCTGGCCGCAATGGCAGCTGCTTTGCGCGTGGCCTATGACGACCTAGAGGGCTACGGCGGCACATTGAACGAGATTTGGTATTCGCCGCCTACCCTGTTTGACCCTACCTGCGTGGCGGCCGTCCGCAACGCCGCAGATGCGCTCGGTGCCTCTTACCGGGAGATCACCAGCGGAGCCGGCCACGATGCGAAATACATGGCCGACATCTGCCCTTCAGCAATGGTTTTCATCCCATGCCGCGATGGCATCAGCCATAACGAAATCGAATCCGCCGAACCGGAACACGCCACCGTCGGTGTCGATGTGCTTTTGTTAGCAGTGCTGGAAAAGGCTCAAGAGCCCGGGTAG
- a CDS encoding hydroxyacylglutathione hydrolase, which translates to MIIKQLYTDNAYRNFNYLIACSNSGEALAVDPLDHQRCLAAAKNAGWEITQVLNTHEHGDHTGGNKAVIAATGAKLLAHRDAKDKIPGLDRGLSAGDVITVGKRVELEVLDTPGHTMSHVCVMGHADQPALICGDTLFNAGAGNCHNGGHPPELYETFAGQLAALPEDTLIYPGHDYIESNLEFTLDREPDNARATALLDELRDQDPHHARVTTLALEKEVNTFFRLHRPSIIAALREHFPDLPDTPSKKDVFLRLRELRNSW; encoded by the coding sequence ATGATCATCAAGCAGCTTTATACCGATAATGCCTACCGCAATTTCAACTACCTGATCGCCTGCTCCAACAGCGGCGAAGCGCTTGCCGTCGACCCACTTGATCATCAGCGCTGCCTAGCCGCCGCCAAGAATGCAGGGTGGGAGATCACCCAGGTCCTCAACACCCATGAGCATGGCGACCATACCGGTGGGAACAAGGCCGTGATCGCCGCAACGGGTGCAAAGCTGCTCGCCCATCGCGACGCCAAAGACAAGATTCCGGGACTTGACCGGGGCCTGTCAGCGGGCGATGTGATAACAGTCGGCAAGCGCGTCGAACTCGAAGTTCTCGATACGCCGGGCCATACCATGAGCCACGTCTGCGTGATGGGCCACGCCGACCAACCGGCCCTGATCTGTGGCGATACCCTATTCAATGCCGGCGCCGGCAACTGCCACAACGGCGGCCACCCACCGGAGCTATACGAAACCTTTGCCGGACAGCTGGCGGCATTGCCCGAGGATACCTTGATCTATCCCGGACACGACTACATCGAGAGCAATCTCGAGTTCACTTTGGATCGGGAGCCGGACAACGCCCGCGCAACGGCCCTGCTGGACGAGCTCAGGGACCAGGATCCGCATCATGCGAGGGTCACCACGCTAGCGCTGGAGAAAGAGGTCAACACCTTCTTCCGTCTGCACAGACCGAGCATCATTGCGGCCTTGCGCGAGCATTTTCCCGATCTCCCCGACACACCCTCGAAAAAGGACGTGTTTCTGCGCCTGCGCGAGCTTCGCAACAGCTGGTAG
- a CDS encoding cold-shock protein, which produces MTTGTVKWFDRTRGYGFIEPENGSKDAFVHISAVERAGLSDLREGQKVEFELEPQQNGREAAENLKVIE; this is translated from the coding sequence ATGACTACTGGAACCGTCAAGTGGTTCGATCGCACCCGCGGTTACGGCTTTATTGAGCCCGAGAATGGCTCGAAAGATGCCTTTGTCCATATCTCCGCCGTAGAGCGTGCCGGCCTTTCCGATCTTCGTGAAGGCCAAAAGGTGGAGTTCGAACTGGAGCCCCAACAGAACGGTCGCGAGGCCGCAGAGAACCTGAAGGTCATCGAATAG
- a CDS encoding OsmC family protein: MKAHTLREIQTSFKERCRSEPEAALIMLRATGSLDPEGVACSVDVGREIVEAGLHPATGGNGLHACSGDMLLQALVACAGVTLKAVATALNVELISGEVLAEGEVDMRGTLGIDREAPVGFESIRLAFNLESDAEPAILAKVLELTERYCVVYQSLTKGVEVSIDHQVRPVAP, encoded by the coding sequence ATGAAGGCCCACACGCTACGAGAGATTCAGACGTCATTTAAGGAGCGCTGCCGGTCGGAACCGGAGGCGGCGTTGATTATGCTGCGGGCGACAGGTTCGCTAGATCCTGAGGGTGTGGCATGTTCGGTCGATGTCGGCCGCGAGATTGTCGAGGCCGGCTTGCACCCCGCGACCGGTGGTAACGGATTACATGCTTGTTCCGGCGATATGCTGTTGCAGGCCCTCGTCGCCTGCGCCGGTGTGACGCTCAAAGCCGTGGCCACGGCACTCAATGTTGAGCTGATCTCCGGCGAAGTGCTTGCCGAAGGTGAGGTCGATATGCGCGGCACGCTCGGCATCGATCGCGAGGCGCCTGTGGGATTCGAGTCCATCCGCCTTGCCTTCAATTTGGAATCCGATGCTGAACCGGCGATCCTGGCGAAGGTGTTAGAGCTGACAGAGAGATATTGCGTCGTTTACCAAAGCCTGACAAAGGGTGTTGAGGTGAGCATTGACCATCAAGTCCGGCCTGTCGCCCCGTGA
- a CDS encoding HupE/UreJ family protein, with translation MLALLGAALWIEPADAHRIGVSSVTLFANDQAVEGEVVVKGSDLETLLGVVLVDTAQDIVLVDALEANADAVVAALLRHVIMLRGDGVPCNAGPEPPEADQDGVLFWVIWDCGTDADPIVYRNTLFHDANPLAIQNILLYRGETQIQDVLTSKYTDLAVTAVPPPGLWQVFLRYVYSGISHISVGYDHIAFLIALLLWARRAWPMVKVVTAFTVAHSITLALAVLDIVNLPSAIVEPLIAASIIWVAAENLLGQRIEGRWRITFTLGLVHGFGFAGVLREFGLPSDALGVALAAFNIGVEIGQVTIVALTVPTLLVIDRLLNAGERSPVLVRVSSLLIVGLGLYWLVQRTILV, from the coding sequence ATGCTGGCCCTTCTGGGTGCAGCACTGTGGATAGAGCCCGCCGATGCCCACCGCATCGGCGTGAGCAGCGTCACTCTTTTCGCCAACGACCAAGCGGTCGAAGGCGAGGTTGTGGTCAAAGGCAGCGATCTGGAAACCTTGCTCGGCGTTGTGCTGGTCGATACGGCGCAGGATATCGTCCTCGTGGATGCCCTGGAGGCTAATGCCGATGCTGTAGTTGCGGCGCTGCTTCGCCATGTCATTATGCTCCGTGGAGATGGCGTCCCTTGCAATGCTGGGCCCGAGCCGCCGGAAGCCGACCAGGATGGCGTGCTGTTCTGGGTGATCTGGGACTGTGGTACCGATGCGGATCCGATTGTCTACCGCAATACTCTGTTCCACGATGCAAATCCTCTCGCCATACAGAATATCCTTTTGTATCGAGGCGAGACACAAATCCAGGACGTGCTGACTAGCAAATATACCGATCTCGCGGTCACGGCGGTGCCGCCTCCGGGCCTTTGGCAGGTGTTCCTGCGTTATGTCTACTCGGGCATTAGCCATATCTCTGTCGGGTATGACCACATCGCGTTTCTCATAGCGCTGCTGCTTTGGGCCCGACGCGCTTGGCCGATGGTCAAAGTTGTCACGGCGTTTACCGTCGCCCATTCGATCACACTGGCGCTTGCTGTGCTCGACATAGTCAACTTGCCATCCGCTATCGTCGAACCGCTGATCGCCGCGAGCATCATATGGGTTGCTGCGGAAAATCTGCTGGGACAGCGTATTGAGGGGCGCTGGCGCATCACCTTCACGCTTGGCCTTGTGCACGGCTTCGGCTTTGCCGGTGTCTTGCGTGAGTTCGGCTTGCCGAGCGACGCGCTCGGGGTTGCGCTAGCTGCCTTCAACATCGGGGTAGAGATAGGCCAAGTTACGATTGTCGCGCTAACCGTGCCGACACTTCTGGTTATCGACCGACTGCTGAATGCCGGTGAGCGGAGCCCTGTCTTGGTGCGTGTTTCTTCGTTACTGATCGTTGGTCTCGGCCTCTACTGGCTTGTGCAGAGAACCATTCTCGTCTGA